The nucleotide sequence cggagtcgtcggcgatgaacgtgagcgcgccgagacggatctcacggccctccaccaaaactccaccggaaaccatgataattcggatcggaaaagatcgcaactcctccaacaaatcgctaaaacacctgccccacggtgggcgccaactgtcgtggttctaagtctgacagtaatgtaggggggtaagtatggagaggcaagatcttagctatgaagaagttgtaagcacacgaggtttacgagttcaggcccttctcggaggaagtaatagccctacgtctcagagcccggaggcggtcgactggattatgtgtgtatggtttacaggggtgcgaaccctttacattgaggaggggggtggcttatataaagttcgccggacccctccggccctcagttatgcagggttttaaatacattaaggtcgggcgttactggtaacgcccctaataaagtgctatgatgaccataaaggctacttaataaccgaccgttagcatgcggagtgcctttaggtctcctggccgtcgagtggtttggtGTTGGTCGAGTGaccgcttcttggtcgagtgtcttcgagtctgtcgagtggaacacctccaagtcgattgaaaggtgatttcttctagagatgtccttgggtagggcagtttggacaggtccatgaccctaccctaggtacatagcttcatcacatgctacgggaatcacaaactttaacacaagtatttctcaaattcacaactactcaactagcatgactctaatatcagcatctccatatctcaaaacaattatcaagtatcaaacttctcatagcattcaacacactcataagagaattttattattctttttgtatacctagcatattaggattttttaagtaaattaccatgctatttaagactctcaaaataatctaagtgaagcatgagagatcaattgtttctataaaacaaatctaccatcgtgctctaaaagatataaataaagcactagagcaaatgacaaactactccgagagatataagtgaagatcaataagtagtcgaataattatgcaactatgtgaagactctataacatttaataattccagatcttggtatctattatatacttaaaacaaaAGGCAAACAGGACATTACGTGtgtccacatagattaaattatcttgATCCTTTATTTTATCTTTTAACGGCTGAGATTAAAAGATGAAAACGTTACGTAGAAACATGTGCATGTACAAGTAGTAAGACATGCCACGTACAAATCATGCACGTAGGTTCCATCCGGACGTTAACTAGCCCACAGGAAAAAAACTTTCCATCAACATGTCAAGGAAGCAAAAATAGAAGTCAAACGTAAACAACTAGGAAACCTAAACAAATAAGGGCAACGACTAGACCTAACCAGACCTCGCGTGAGAAAGTTACAAAATAGGAACCAATACATGCAAAAAAGACAGGTTCCTGATCTGCTGTTCCACACGGTCTCAGCCACCTCAACCCACACACCTCCACCCATATATAAACAAGTAGAGCCGGCTGTAGAAGCACACACACCAAATAATTAGAAGTCTGGCAACCAAGACGGCTTGAAGATGCCACACGTGACCCGGCGACTCGACATAGACACAAAAAGCCACCTCCAGCCGCTTCACTCGACGTTCGACGAAGTCACACCAAAGCACGCTCAATGCACGACGAAGCCACGCCCAACTACAACAATAGACGTCAGAAGAAgtgacgccaaagcacttttggtcAGAATCATCAGGTTTGGGTAATTGTTATTAACATTATTTTTTTTTTCCGGATAGAATCTTCATAaatacttcaattgacaaattgtTCCCTTAATTTTCAAGGCAAAACACTATGGCATAAAGGAAGTTGAGCGACTTAAATACAAGGGGACAGAACTAGAACATTCAAGTAAAAGTAATGCGGATGTGGGATTCAGTCAATCCTACCACCGATGAACTTATTAGCCTAGATATGATACTGATCAATCAGCAAGTCTGTTTATTAATATATTTGATTGGAATTTTTCTGTCAGATTAGGCAACAATTACTAATAATATTTGATTGTACAGGGTGAAACAGTCTATGTTACTATTTGGAAGAATCTTATAGACAATTTTAGATTAAAGCAAAAGCCAAAAAAACAATGCTTGAAGATGAAGATGAATTATGTAAAGAAAATCCCATGAGAACAAGGATGTTGTCTAGATAATTAATAGATTAGTAGCTTATGAAATAAATAGTATAGCCGTCTATTTGTATCGACCAAGATAAGTGAGAGTACTTGATATCAACTTGGATAAGAATGATACTTATTAGATTAAGGGTGTGAATGTTAGCGATGTTCTTACTCTAAAACAGATTGATAGCTTTCTTTTAAGTAGTTTCCTTTACAAACATGCTATTTTAGCCAAATCTGCAGATAGACAGGAACATAATACAAGACCGGAGTTTCAGACATTAGGATTGATTTCACAATTTCAAGAAACTATACTTTGCCAAATCTATATGAGGCTAGCACAATACATAGTAACATACCTTGCTTTTGTAACTTAAATAATTGCAGAAGAGGATGTAAGCATATCACCGACCTTTCTACTGTCGTACATACCGATAGCTTTGCCTGGCGCGACAATTCTGACAAAAAAAATGATCTCACATTTAGACTTAGCCGCAAAGCAAATCCACTATCTAATCACATTAATTGCTTATTAGGTCACTAAAATTTTGCAGGAAACTCGAATATGTTTCATGGTTACTTGATGTGGTGACCACAAGTTACCTGAGAAAATTGAACAAGCGAGCTTCTGCTCAACCTATACCAAAATTGATGAAGAAGGTGAATACACAAAAGGTAAGGCCTTTGCAGTTTAAGAAAATAATAAAAAAGCCGATTCATACATATGATCAAATCCGGTCCATAAGGCATTTTTTCAGATAGAAGGCACCTTGAAAAAATTATTTCTTGCTAAAACCAAATTAAAAATACTATGGAGTAGTAGTCTGACAGCAAGAACAATGAGGAGACCAGCATCTCGCAGTTGACTGCTGCTCTTTGCATTCCACAGATGTTAGATACAATACTTCATCATCAGCAAGTGTTCCCTCATAGCCTCCTCCACTGGGATAAACTACAACCCATCTGCCATGGTCCTCTAGCCGTCGGCCATGAAGAAGTTGAGCAGTGTAGCCACCGTGTTCTCATTGCTACTCCCCATGGCCACTCCGCCGAACTCGACAAGGTCATCGAGGATCCACATCCTTGAGAACGCGACGAACACGTCCACGCACTGGCCAAGTGCGCCGGTACGTACACGAAGAGAAATTGGAAGAAGAAAACTAGCCGCGCGTAAATCACTGAAATTGAAAACTTAACCTGGAGCTAGACGCATGCATGTCTCACATGAAGCTGATTCTTTTGCCTAGCTCAGTAAAAGTGCATCTAAACCTCCTTTTTGTTACTCTCAATAAATAATTAGATGCAAGGGTCTCTTGCTAGGTTTAGTTAGACTTAATTCAAGAAGATCCATATGTGTGATTTACTGTATTCTATACTGCACAATTCAGAGAACAAGTATAAGTGCCCTTCTCCAGGCAGAAAGTTGTGGTATTATTCCTGATTTCACACGAAAAGTTGTTTAGCAATGGAAAGATAAAATCTTATTCTGATTTCTAGATCATTCAACTTCAAAAATACTTATATGGTTGCAATAACACTTACATTTGGTAGAAGTCCGGATAGCAGGAGGGCAAGAATTAACCGCCATTCGCAGAAGATACTCACGTCTTGCTGATATTTCTTCCTCCGCCACCTCCCTCGATGCCTCCTCAACCCCAACATCCAGGGCCTCCAGCTCTGACAACTTTGACCAGTGCAGCCCACGTTCTCCCTGGACATCTCCATGACCGCGTTGCTAGAGTCGACGAGGTCGCCGAGATCCACGCACTCACCCAGCCACATGCGCCACCACCAAGGAAGAAAAATCAGGAGAAAAGAAGTGAGATGTGGATCTGGGATAGCATGAGGATTAGTTTCCTGATGGGGCACAGCGACGCCGTCCATCGCCGGAGAAAATCGGAAGAAATGGCAGATGTGTATGAGGAGCCTGGTGGGGATAGTACGGGAGGAGAGGAGAGTTCTTTTTTTACTGACAGGGAAAGGAGAGAGAGTTCTATGTACATGACTGGGACTATGGGCTGTTTTATTTTACTTAGAAAAAATTGTACGAGGTGGTAATCATCTTCACTCTAATGGGCTTGCAGGAAAGTACGTTGGGCATGACACCCAACATGATACATCGGCTAATTCTAAAAAAAAAGCATGATACATCGACTATGCAAGATTGGGTACATATTTTTTTTATATTCTCCGTATCGGCTATGCATGATATTTAATCCTCCGTATCGAATACACAGATCCGAGCAAACATCAAAAACCATGAAAATTGCTCTCTTTTTTGCCGGTGAAAAAATGCTCTTAAAAGGAGGGAACTTATACTTCCATGAAAAAATATAGATGAAACTTATACATCGTTCGTCAAAGGATCATATGATCTAAATCTATAGATTTTTCACCTATAGATAATCAGCAAGATTAGTAAGAATCAACAAACATTTTTGAATcatagaaaaatatataaaaattacATTCCAATATTCATGCTGGAAATTAAACAACTGTTAGTATTTCTCAAACTGCTATAAACAATTCAAAACGAAGGTCATTTAATGCAATAATAACTAAAAACAAAATGTTAGGCCAAACAAAAATAAGAGTAGAAAGACAAATTGGAAAATACATATGAATGATGAGGCTATAAAAATGAATAAGGTGTGAATAAAATATATTATGAAATTCCGTACACTATATGTTCAAATCCATATATTCAAATGGAACACATCAATTATCCTAAATATAAAACACAACAAAAACTACTCTAGCCGCGCAATTGCGCGGGTGCACCCGCtagttttattcaaacagcaagcaaagcaaaaaaatgacatttaagaatagaaaacatcatgtgaagaaacaaaaaattaggatcaaccgatactaaccgatagttgttgaagaagaaaggtgagatgccaaccggggcatccccaagcttagatgcttgagacttcttgaaatattatctcgggatgacttgggcatccccaagcttgagcttttgtgtctccttaattcctctcatatcacggtctccctaaatctcaaaaacttcatccacacaaaactcaacaagggctcgtgagataagttagtataaaccattgccaaaaccttatcatactctactgtagcaaatcactaaaattattattcaacattgcatactaaatgcctctgcatatttaatagtcctatcctcaaatagaatcattaaagaagcaaacatatgcaaacaatgcaaacataacagcaatcttcctaaacaggacagtctgtaaagaatgcagcaacatccatacttccctagatccaaaaattatgaaagaaaattcccactgtagtaaatttatcaaagcttaatatgcaaaaggtttcaacattttattatattctgacttttctagagaattattgcaacagccttaaactttctgttttcaaacagcaacatgtatacttgtaacataggcatagtaaaggctatcaatgccacttttattgaaataaaagatgcaaaacattgttctaaataacagcaagcaaatcctaacaaaataaattgatgctccaagcaaaacacatatcatgtggcgaataaaaatatagctccaagtaaagttaccgatgaatgaagacgaaagaggggatgccttccggggcatccccaatcttaggctcttggttttctttaaatattaacttggggtgccttgggcatccccaagattaggctcttaccactctttattccatagttcatcgaatccttacccaaaacttgaaaacttcacaacacaaaacttaacagaaaactcgtaagctgcattagtataagaaaataaatcaccacttcaaggtactgtaatgaactcattctttatttatattggtgttaaacctaatgtattctaacttctctatggtttataaactcttttactagccatagattcatcaaaataagcaaacaacacacgaaaaacagaatctgtcaaaaacagaacagtatgtagtaatatgaatcaaacgtatacttctggaactcataaaattctcaaataaattgctggacctgaagaatttatctattaatcatcttcaaaaagaattaactataTAGCACTCTCCAAGTAAAAATGGgatcaattctcgtgagcgctaaagtttctgttttttacagcatgatcaacaagactctctccaagtcttcccaaaggttctacttggcacaaacactaattaaaatcataaaaccacatctaaatagaggctatatgaattatttattactaaacaggagcaaaaagcaaggaataaaaataaagttgggttgcctcccaacaagcgctatcgtttaatgcccctagctaggcatgatgatttcaatgatgctcacataaaagataagaattgaaacataaagagagcatcatgaagaatatgactagcacatttaattctaccatacttcctatgcatagggattttatgagcaaacaacttatgggaacaataatcaactagcataggagggcaaaacaagcataacttcgaaattttaagcacatagaaaggaaacttgatattattgcaattcctacaagcatatgttccttcctcataataattttcagtagcatcatgaatgaattcaacaatataactatcacataaagcattcttttcatgatctacaagcatagaaaatttactactctccacacaagaaaaattcttctcatgaataatagtgggagcaaactcaacaaaataactatcatgtgattgaaaattaagatcaagatgacaagtttcatggttatcattattctttaaagcatacgtgtcatcacaataatcatcatagataggaggcatgctttcctcgtaataaatttgctcatcaaaacttgggggacaaaaaatatcatcttcatcaaacatagcttccccaagcttgtggctttgcatatcattagcatcatggatattcaaggaattcatactaacattgcaatcatgctcatcattcaaatatttagtgccaaaaattttatagatttcttcttctagcacttgagcacaataatcctttccatcatactcacgaaagatattaaaaagatgaagcgtatgaggcaaatttaattccatttttttgtaattttcttttatagactaaactagtgataaaacaagaaactaaaagactcgattgcaagatctaaagatataccttcaagcactcacgtccccggcaacggcgccagaaaagagcttgatgtctactacacaaccttcttcttgtgcagaggtttgtaggacagtagcaaatttccctcaagtggatgacctaaggtttatcaatccgtaggaggcgtaggatgaagatggtctctctcaagcaaccctgcaaccaaataacaaatagtctcttgtgtcctcaacacacccaatacaatggtaaattgtataggtgcactagttcggcgaagagatggtgatacaagtggtatatggatggtagataaaggtatttgtaatatgaaattataaaaacagcaaggtaactaatgataaaagtgagcgtaaacggtattgcaatgataggaaataaggcctagggttcatactttcgctagtgcaagttcccgcAACAATACttacataattggatcacataactatcactcaacatgcaacaaagagtcactccaaagtcactaatagcggagaacgaacgaagagattatgctagggtacgaaaccacctcaaagttattctttccaatcaatgcgttgggctattcctataagtgtcacaaacagccctagagtttgtactagaataacaccttaagacacaaatcaaccaaaaccctaatgtcacctagatactccaatgtcacctcaagtatccgtgggtatgattatatgatatgcgtcacacaatctcagattcatctgttcaaccaacacaaaggacctcaaagagtgccccaaagtttctaccggagaatcacgatgaaaacgtgtgccaacccctatgcataggttcccaaggtcacaaaacccgcaagtggatcaccaaaacatacatcaagtggatcatagaataccccattgtcaccacaggtatcccacgcaagacatacatcaagtgttctcaaatctttaaagactcgatccgataagataacttcaaaggggaaactcaattcattacaagagagtagagggggaggagaaacataagatccaactataatagcaaagctcgtgatacatcaagatcgtatcatctgaagaacacgagagagagagagagagagagagagagagaaatcaaacacatagctactggtacataccctcagccccgagggagaactactccttcctcgtcatggagagcaccgagatgatgaagatggccaccggagaaggattgtccccttcggcagggtgccggaacgggtctagattggctttcggtggctacggagacttctggcggcggaactcccgatctattgtgctcacggatgtttttagggtatatgaagatatataggcggaagaagtacatcaggggggccacgaggggctcacgagggtggagggcgcgcccagggggtgggcgcgccccctgcctcgtgacctcctcgcagatcccccgacatgcactccaagtcttctgggcttctttcattccaaaaatgagttccgtgaagtttcaggtcaattggactccgtttgattttccttttcctcgaaaccctaaaacagggtaaaaacagaaactggcactgggctctgggttaataggttagtcccaaaaatgatataaaagtgtataataaagcccaatattgtccaaacagtagataatatagcatggagcaatcaaaaattatagatacgttggagatgtatcagcatccccaagcttaattcctgctcgtcttcgagtaggtaaatgataaaaacagatttttttgatgcggagtgctacctggcataatttcaatgtaattcttcttaattgtgtcatgaatattcagatccataagattcaagacaaaagcttaatattcacataaaaacaataacacttcaagcatactaactaagcaatcatgtcttctcaaaataacatggccaaagaaagctatccctacaaaatcatatagtatggctatgctctatcttcaccacacaaaatatttaaatcatgcacaaccccgatgacaagccaagcaattgtttcatacttttgatgttctcaaactttttcaatcttcacgcaatacatgagcgtgagccatggatatatcactataggtggaatagagtggtggttgtggagaagacaaaaagggagaagatagtctcacatcaactaggcgtatcaacgggctatggagatgcccatcaatagatatcaatgtgagtgagtagggattgccatgcaacggatgcactagagctataagtatatgaaagctcaaaaagaaactaagtgggtgtgcattcaacttgcttgctcacgaagacctagggcattttgaggaagcccatcattggaatatacaagccaagttctttaatgaaagattcccactagtatatgaaagtgacaacataggagactctctatcatgaagatcatggtgctactttgaagcacaagtgtggtaaaaggatagtagcattgcccttctctctttttctctcattttttgggccttcttttttatggcctcttttcttttctttctttatttgggcttctttggcctcttttatttatttattttcatctggagtctcatcctgacttatgggggaaccatagtctccatcatcctttcctcacttggacaatgctctaataatgatgatcatcacacttttatttacttacaactcgatacttagaacaagatatgactctatatgaatgcatcgagtggtgtaccgggatgtgcaatgatgcatgagtgacatgtatgaaagaattatgaacggtggctttgccacaaatacagtgtcaactacatgatcaaaaaaatgaatactcccccggctagctggggcccaccttggtgggaggctgacttgtgggcctagtaagttgacggggacgaagggctttgtcaacttagtcatatcttcgagtgtctccacttcgaggcattaagagatttggagtcaaaggaaagttagcaccacgatttgtgggaccatacagagttctgAAACATAGAGGAGAGGTTGCATACCAGTTGGAATTACCGGAGgctttgtcaggagttcatgatgtgtttcatgtttcccagctgaagaagtgtcatgcagagatggcggacattcctttgagagatacagtgccactggaggcaaTTTAGTTGGAgaatgatctgacttatgaggagaagcctattATGATTCTTGAGACTATAGAGAGGATCACTCGCACCAAGatcatcaagttctgcaaggttcagtggagtcaccacaccgaggaggaagcctcttgggaacgagaggaagatcttagACAGGACCATGCACACCTTTTTgctggccaacccgaatctcgaggacgagatccatcttaaggggggtaggtttgtaccatcccaatttttattaaatttggatgttaatagaatcattcaatgcatatcatatttcttcccATTTTGGAGTTTttaaaatattcaaataatatttttccactcgagaaaaacaaatgagaggggataagatgacttcctcaaaatataaaagagtgggaaattttattttgaatattatttgaagttttgcaGTTTATTGGTAttttttttatttgcaaaaagtgcattaattgcattaggaaaatattttcaaaattaTCTCTGATGTAGTTAAAGTTCATTAGGCTCTAAATATTGTATAATTATTTTAgaaattattgtggtgtttttGCAAATTAGTTTGAATTCATTTAGGGCCACTTTAGTCTTCGGTTTTGTAAAAAAAAAACACACATGCACTCACCCGCCTGGACCGAAATTGGGTTCGGCCCAGGAGCGCCCTGACCAGCCCAGCtggccatttggcccaaggccagcGCCCCAGCGCTCGACGCCTCCGCGTCGGTCGACCGCCCCGCATGCGCCCAGCCTCGCCTCCTCTCGCTGCCGCTACCAGGCAGGCCCCGCTCGTCAGCTCATCCCCAACCTCCCACAGCCCGCGGGATAAACATCCTCGCCGTGCCCCCACAACCGCCGCTCGGCTCCCTCGCGGATGAGGCTTATCTGCAGCCCCGTAGCGCTCCTAGCTGCGCCTATATAAAGGCCAGGACCCCCTCTTCCAACCTTGCCGTCCCGCTTCTTCCCACGCCGCCTGTACCGCTCGGT is from Triticum aestivum cultivar Chinese Spring chromosome 3A, IWGSC CS RefSeq v2.1, whole genome shotgun sequence and encodes:
- the LOC123061870 gene encoding uncharacterized protein isoform X3, with amino-acid sequence MDGVAVPHQETNPHAIPDPHLTSFLLIFLPWWWRMWLGECVDLGDLVDSSNAVMEMSRENVGCTGQSCQSWRPWMLGLRRHRGRWRRKKYQQDVSIFCEWRLILALLLSGLLPNVEQKLACSIFSELSRQAKLSVCTTVERSVICLHPLLQLFKLQKQDLAKIACL
- the LOC123061870 gene encoding uncharacterized protein isoform X1, which gives rise to MDGVAVPHQETNPHAIPDPHLTSFLLIFLPWWWRMWLGECVDLGDLVDSSNAVMEMSRENVGCTGQSCQSWRPWMLGLRRHRGRWRRKKYQQDVSIFCEWRLILALLLSGLLPNVEQKLACSIFSELSRQAKLSVCTTVESWAWLRRALSVLWCDFVERRVKRLEVAFCVYVESPGHVWHLQAVLVARLLIIWCVCFYSRLYLFIYGWRCVG
- the LOC123061870 gene encoding uncharacterized protein isoform X2; translated protein: MDGVAVPHQETNPHAIPDPHLTSFLLIFLPWWWRMWLGECVDLGDLVDSSNAVMEMSRENVGCTGQSCQSWRPWMLGLRRHRGRWRRKKYQQDVSIFCEWRLILALLLSGLLPNVEQKLACSIFSELSRQAKLSVCTTVERSVICLHPLLQLFKLQKQVGRGFVVH